Proteins encoded by one window of Rhodothermia bacterium:
- a CDS encoding CoA transferase: MSYKLPLSGVLVLDFTHVIMGPACSQMLGDMGAEVIHIEPPSGNSTRFLSGMGAGYFPFFSRNKKSLAIDIKQPEGREIIYQLIQKADVLVENFGPGTMTRLGYGYEKASSLNDQLIYTELKGFLSGPYENRQAMDELIQMMSGIAYMTGPPGQPLRAGISVVDITGGMFAAMGTLLALYERKETGQGKHVKSALFESAVYMMGQFMAASAILEKPMPPMPARTNAWSVYNSFRTADHQMVFLAIISEKHWERFCKAFEKEDWLSDESLKTNNLRLVSPWFFNAISELMAGLTKDVIIQRCAQFDLPFAPVNTTEDLFSDPHLNANQGMLQTSLPDNHSANLPRLPFEYGQYKFDLRHQPPSIGENTEEILLALGLDINNIEALARKGLISN, encoded by the coding sequence ATGTCTTACAAACTTCCTCTTTCGGGCGTACTTGTCTTAGACTTTACCCACGTCATTATGGGGCCTGCTTGCTCCCAAATGCTCGGCGACATGGGCGCTGAGGTTATTCACATTGAACCCCCTTCTGGAAACAGTACCCGTTTTTTAAGTGGTATGGGTGCTGGATATTTTCCGTTTTTTAGCCGAAATAAAAAAAGTTTAGCGATAGACATTAAGCAACCCGAAGGCAGGGAAATCATTTACCAACTCATCCAAAAGGCAGATGTTTTGGTGGAAAATTTTGGCCCCGGCACTATGACCCGCTTAGGCTATGGATACGAGAAAGCATCCTCCCTTAACGATCAACTTATTTATACCGAATTAAAAGGATTTCTCTCCGGCCCCTATGAAAATCGCCAAGCCATGGATGAGTTGATCCAAATGATGAGCGGGATTGCCTATATGACCGGACCTCCGGGACAGCCACTCCGTGCGGGTATTTCCGTGGTTGATATCACTGGCGGTATGTTTGCTGCAATGGGGACTCTCCTTGCCTTATACGAACGAAAAGAAACAGGGCAAGGAAAACACGTTAAAAGCGCCCTTTTCGAGTCTGCTGTTTATATGATGGGTCAATTTATGGCAGCTTCAGCCATCTTAGAAAAACCTATGCCCCCCATGCCTGCACGAACAAATGCGTGGAGTGTCTATAATTCTTTCCGAACCGCAGACCATCAAATGGTGTTCCTTGCTATCATCTCTGAAAAACATTGGGAACGCTTTTGTAAAGCTTTTGAAAAAGAAGACTGGCTTAGCGATGAATCCCTCAAAACCAATAATTTACGTTTGGTCTCTCCTTGGTTCTTTAATGCCATTTCCGAACTTATGGCGGGCTTAACCAAGGACGTTATTATTCAAAGATGTGCACAATTTGATTTGCCTTTTGCGCCCGTAAATACAACCGAAGACCTCTTCTCGGATCCACACCTAAACGCCAATCAAGGGATGCTGCAAACTTCGCTGCCAGACAACCATTCCGCGAACTTACCCCGTTTACCTTTTGAGTATGGCCAGTATAAATTCGATTTAAGACATCAACCGCCAAGCATTGGGGAAAACACAGAGGAAATTCTGCTTGCTTTAGGGTTGGACATCAACAACATCGAAGCTTTAGCGCGAAAGGGATTAATTTCAAATTAA
- a CDS encoding SusE domain-containing protein, producing MKLIKIKIYVLALFALVGVSYAQVGGNIDFDLKAGDQGLKSVESNLKAGDIHNVEVHASNVTNAIAFEIKVSFDNTFFTYTAQTLGLKGTKSNQANLLTQNGGAIFNGAGLETITTAGTKTTITLSVALNGADQATKSVTGGGFLANIPLAINSGVATGKVGTVTLEELTILNKDYAASTISPAESGTVKINGAPSQSSITNPVNGAQVTVAGQPTDTLVPTWSASVDPDGKSVSYTWQLATDAAFTTILNSASTTDTKVTLTYKQVDDILAAAGVAKGSKVTVYHRANASDGVNTTLGVAASVELTRGIVNARPSAVTGLIPTNNATYIVEGAPTGNLTVTWNAGTDAENDPLKYTWQLSTDPTFPLGAATYVKDAGSATTFNITVGDLNTLLKNTFKIAGGATATFYHRVLVSDGVNSAVASTANKVDFKRGPVTATEGEVELPSEFAVKGNYPNPFNPSTKISFDLPGNALVGVQVFDVQGRLVMEMPKVAFQGGANQTLNLNAASLQSGTYLYRVTAELTTGKVTQIGRMTLLK from the coding sequence ATGAAATTGATCAAGATCAAAATTTATGTATTGGCTCTTTTCGCTCTTGTAGGTGTTAGCTATGCCCAAGTAGGAGGAAATATTGACTTCGACTTGAAAGCTGGCGATCAAGGGTTAAAAAGCGTTGAAAGTAACCTAAAGGCTGGCGACATACACAATGTTGAGGTTCACGCCTCTAATGTCACCAATGCCATTGCTTTTGAGATTAAGGTTTCGTTTGACAATACGTTCTTTACCTATACAGCACAAACACTTGGTTTGAAGGGTACAAAATCCAATCAAGCCAATTTGTTGACGCAAAATGGAGGAGCTATTTTCAATGGAGCTGGTCTCGAAACCATTACGACTGCTGGTACAAAAACCACTATCACCCTTTCCGTTGCCTTAAATGGTGCAGACCAAGCCACGAAATCGGTCACTGGTGGTGGATTTTTGGCCAACATTCCATTAGCCATCAATAGTGGTGTTGCAACGGGTAAAGTTGGGACAGTCACATTGGAAGAACTGACCATCCTTAACAAAGACTATGCTGCTTCTACGATCTCTCCCGCGGAAAGTGGAACTGTTAAAATCAACGGAGCACCTTCTCAGTCTTCAATTACGAATCCTGTAAATGGCGCTCAAGTAACGGTTGCTGGTCAGCCTACAGACACGTTGGTTCCGACATGGTCTGCTTCTGTAGATCCAGATGGTAAATCGGTTTCTTATACGTGGCAATTGGCAACGGACGCTGCATTCACGACTATTCTGAATTCAGCTTCAACCACTGACACAAAAGTAACGCTGACGTACAAACAAGTTGATGACATCTTGGCAGCGGCTGGTGTAGCAAAAGGTAGTAAAGTAACTGTCTATCATCGTGCAAACGCATCGGACGGCGTTAATACGACGTTAGGTGTTGCTGCATCCGTTGAATTGACGAGAGGTATTGTAAATGCTCGTCCATCGGCAGTAACTGGTCTCATTCCCACGAACAATGCAACCTACATTGTAGAAGGTGCCCCGACTGGTAACCTTACCGTTACGTGGAATGCTGGTACAGATGCAGAAAATGATCCCTTGAAATACACATGGCAACTTTCTACCGATCCGACCTTTCCGTTAGGAGCTGCTACGTATGTAAAAGATGCTGGATCTGCTACAACCTTCAACATCACAGTAGGTGATTTGAACACATTATTGAAAAACACCTTTAAAATTGCAGGCGGTGCAACGGCTACGTTCTACCATCGCGTATTGGTCAGTGACGGTGTGAACTCTGCCGTAGCCAGTACTGCAAATAAGGTGGACTTCAAACGTGGCCCAGTTACAGCAACTGAAGGTGAAGTGGAACTTCCCTCCGAGTTTGCCGTAAAAGGCAATTATCCAAACCCGTTTAATCCTTCTACAAAGATTAGCTTTGACTTACCGGGTAACGCTCTTGTGGGTGTTCAGGTATTTGATGTACAAGGCCGTCTCGTTATGGAAATGCCCAAAGTGGCCTTCCAAGGTGGGGCAAATCAAACCTTGAACCTTAACGCTGCATCTTTACAATCGGGAACTTACCTTTATCGTGTTACTGCTGAGTTGACCACTGGTAAAGTAACGCAAATAGGTCGGATGACCCTCCTGAAGTAA